TTTGATGTAATTTTTCGGATAGATCGATTGATTAAAGCGGCCGGTCAACTGCTCCACCGGCTCTTCGACGATCTTGAAGCCCTGGCGCTGCGCCACCACCGGCAGAAACGGATTCAACGACCCGTAGAAGGGCACGCTCTCCAGCACCACCCGTCGCGCGGCCAGCACGCCGCTGTTGACGTCGTGCAGTTGAGTCTTTGAGATGCGGTTGACCAGTCCGTTAAACAGACGGGAGACCAGCTGGTTGAGCCGGCTGTCGCGGCGGGGCATGCGCCGGCCGACCACCACATCATACCCCTGTTCGATCCGCGACAACAGCTGGATCACGTGCTGCGGATTGACATGGACGCGGCAGGTGAAATAGACCAGGACCTCTCCACTGCTGTTGCGGAATCCGGCGTCCAACGCCGAGGCTTCACCGAAGGAACTGCGCAGCCGGATCGCTTTGACCAGCGAGCAGTTCTGCTGAATGCGCGCCAGTTCGCCCCAGGTGCCGTCGCTGCTGCCGTCATCAACATAGATCAGTTCGAACCGCCGTGAACCGCTTCGCAGCAGGGTCAACAGTTGACCATGCAGCGCCGCCAATGCCTCCTCTTGATTCTGCACGGCGACGATGACCGAGACTTCCGGAGATTTGGATTGAATTACCTTGCTTGGTGTCATAGAGCCATCTAATTTTGAGAATAAATGTAACGATTCCGGCCGCAAAAAACAAACGCAAAAACCTGCGGCTTTGGATCAGGAAACCGGCGGCGTTCTGAGATAAAACGTGCGCCGTGATCCGCTCTCCACAATCATGCGGCCGATTAATCCTAAAAACACGAATTGCAAACTGGTGGCGGTCAGCAGGACGATCAACGTGAACAGAATGTTCAGGTCCGACCAGGGCAGATGCTGATGCATCACCTTATAGCCGCCGACCGCCAGACAGAAGACCGCCCCCAGCATATTCCAAAAGGCAAACTGAAAATAAAAGCTCAACGGATTGCGCAGATGCCGCATCAACAGACGCAGGGTGGTTAGATCCATGATCACTCGAAAGGTACGGCTCAGATTGTATTTGGATTGACCGAACCGCCGGGCATGATGGCGCACCGCCAGCTCAGTAATGCGCGCACCCTCCATGCGCGTCAACGCCGGAATGAATCGATGCAGCTCGCCGTACAACGAAATGCGGCGGAGAATTTCTCCGCGGAACGCTTTCAGCGAACAGCCGGTGTCATGCAGGCGCACATCGGTGATCGAGCAGATCAGGCGGTTGGCGATTTTAGACGGCACTTTGCGCAACAGCCATTTGTCCTTTCGGTCCTTACGCCAGCCGCTGACTACATCGTACCCCTCCGCCATCTTGTCCAACAACAGGGGAATATCCGCCGGATCATTCTGCAGATCGCTGTCCATGGCCACCACGATGTCACCGCGGCTGGCCTCAAACCCCGCAGCCATGGCCGCGGACTGGCCGAAATTGGCGCGGAATAAAATAACCCGCAGCATGGGATAGCGACCGGCCAATCCACGCAGTTTTTCACGCGTGCCGTCGCGACTGCCGTCATCCACCAGAATGACCTCATAGGGCTTGTTCAGCGCCTGTAGGACCGGATACAACGCGTCCCACAACCGTTCTACGTTCTCCACCTCGTTGTAGACCGGCGCTACCACAGAAAGATGCGGCCGGCCCGCTGCAGAACGCGGAGGATTCTTTTTCAACAGGCTATTTGGTTTCATCGTATGGCGTTGGTTGAAATACCGGTTCAAAATCAAAGCGGCGCGGTTCACAGGGCTCATTCCGCACCCTGGTCCTTGCTTTCACCCGCATAACTCCAATACTGTCTATTCACATAATAATATACGGCTTTAAATTCAATTCGCAGATACTTTTTTGCGCTCCGGCCCGGCAAAAATAACTCTTGCAATGAACATTTTTTAAATGGTATATTTAACTATCGTTATTTCAACAATGGCGGAAATTACAAATAAAACAAACAATTAACCGTTCATTCTCCTTCGCACAATCCGCATCGGTCGAACACCCATTATCCAGAGAACACTGCTGAATGGCTAAATCCCTTGTCATCGTCGAATCGCCTGCCAAGGCGCAGACCATAAACAAATACCTCGGCAGTGAATACATTGTCAGAGCCTCCATCGGACATATCCGCGATTTGCCTGTCAGCGCAGCTCAGGCAGCCAAACCCGCCTCTTCTCCGGCCAAAGGGCTGAGCGATGAGGAGAAGGAAAAGCGCAAGTATGCCAACCTGATCCGCGTCATGGGCGTAGATCCGGAAAACGGCTGGCGAGCTCATTATGTGATCCTGCCGGGCAAGCAAAAGGTATTGAAGGAGTTGAAACAGCTGGCAGAATCCGCCGAGACCGTCTATCTGGCCACTGACTTGG
The sequence above is a segment of the bacterium genome. Coding sequences within it:
- a CDS encoding glycosyltransferase, which produces MTPSKVIQSKSPEVSVIVAVQNQEEALAALHGQLLTLLRSGSRRFELIYVDDGSSDGTWGELARIQQNCSLVKAIRLRSSFGEASALDAGFRNSSGEVLVYFTCRVHVNPQHVIQLLSRIEQGYDVVVGRRMPRRDSRLNQLVSRLFNGLVNRISKTQLHDVNSGVLAARRVVLESVPFYGSLNPFLPVVAQRQGFKIVEEPVEQLTGRFNQSIYPKNYIKRMLDLISVLFLSRYSKKPLHFLGFVGVIFTLIGAAISLYLFIYRVLGIGGISGKPMLLLGVLLLIIGVQMISIGLLGEIIIFTHADSIKEYNIEEILN
- a CDS encoding glycosyltransferase family 2 protein — translated: MKPNSLLKKNPPRSAAGRPHLSVVAPVYNEVENVERLWDALYPVLQALNKPYEVILVDDGSRDGTREKLRGLAGRYPMLRVILFRANFGQSAAMAAGFEASRGDIVVAMDSDLQNDPADIPLLLDKMAEGYDVVSGWRKDRKDKWLLRKVPSKIANRLICSITDVRLHDTGCSLKAFRGEILRRISLYGELHRFIPALTRMEGARITELAVRHHARRFGQSKYNLSRTFRVIMDLTTLRLLMRHLRNPLSFYFQFAFWNMLGAVFCLAVGGYKVMHQHLPWSDLNILFTLIVLLTATSLQFVFLGLIGRMIVESGSRRTFYLRTPPVS